The following proteins are encoded in a genomic region of Bacilli bacterium:
- a CDS encoding MBL fold metallo-hydrolase has product MKITILGYWGGYPSAGGATAGYLISTDEGNILLDCGSGVVSRLYFYANVEHISGVVLSHLHYDHIADIGILQYAAVGALRNGRMKEKLSIYAPAEPAEQFQKLHGSHSDVSVIDPQQSIAIAGADIRFLPVKHTIPCYAVKIQYRNKTLVYSADTSYTDALAHFAENADILLCEATICQGSKHTTGEGHMDAAQAGMIAKKANVGKLVLTHLPHDGNFELMKDAAIKEFNKEVYVPPLHDTFLL; this is encoded by the coding sequence GTGAAGATTACCATACTAGGCTATTGGGGCGGCTATCCCAGTGCGGGCGGAGCAACGGCTGGATACCTGATTTCCACTGACGAAGGCAATATTTTGCTTGATTGCGGCAGCGGGGTAGTCAGCAGATTATATTTTTATGCGAATGTCGAGCACATTTCCGGTGTTGTTTTATCTCATCTTCATTACGATCACATCGCCGATATCGGCATTTTGCAATATGCCGCGGTCGGTGCCTTGCGCAACGGACGGATGAAAGAGAAACTCAGCATCTATGCTCCCGCCGAGCCGGCGGAGCAATTTCAAAAGCTGCATGGCAGCCATTCGGATGTATCCGTTATCGATCCGCAACAGTCAATTGCCATTGCGGGCGCCGATATCCGCTTTCTTCCGGTAAAGCATACGATACCTTGTTATGCCGTGAAAATCCAATACCGCAACAAGACGCTCGTATATTCGGCGGATACGTCCTATACCGATGCTTTGGCCCACTTTGCCGAAAACGCGGATATTCTGCTATGCGAGGCGACAATTTGCCAGGGAAGCAAGCACACAACCGGAGAAGGCCATATGGATGCCGCCCAGGCGGGTATGATCGCCAAAAAAGCAAACGTCGGCAAATTGGTGCTTACGCATCTGCCGCATGACGGCAATTTCGAATTGATGAAAGATGCCGCGATCAAGGAATTCAACAAGGAAGTTTATGTCCCTCCTTTGCACGACACTTTTTTATTGTGA